In Chryseobacterium sp. C-71, the genomic window CATTTTAAAGAACGGAAAACCTTTTTCCGGATATTTTGAAACTGAAGATGATCGTGAATTTAAGCATGTTAATTATTTTGAAAACGGAATTCTAAAATTTCAATATTCAAATGATTATCTGAAAAACATGGACAATTTCAGACATCAGAATTACAATATCAAATCCACCTACAAAGACGGAAAAATATACGATGGCGTTGAGTATGTTTTAAAAGAAAAACAATTCATCTCAAGATATTGGAAAAATGGAGTCTTGAAAAGTTTCGACTGGGATTTGTTTGCGATGCATTATTTCAACAGAATTCATTTTGAACTGAAAAATAATACGATTGAAATCAGCGATATGCAGGCAAACAGAAGGGCTGAAATTAAAATTGACCAATCTAAAAATACGTTTAATAAACAGCTTTCTATCGATGGGAAAATAGTTGACGGTACGAGAAAAGATCATTTAGAGTCAAAATATAAAGAAGGTATCATTATTTATCACGAGAAAGAAGGCAAAATTATTTCAACTACTGTAAACCCAATGGATGAATCGATGAAGCCAACTGAAGGAACTGAATTGTTTTATAAAGTTTATATGATGGTCAAAGAGACTTCAGGTCTTCAAGAAAATTTCAGTATGCTGGCAGAAAAAATTTCGGGCGACAAATTGATTGAAGAAACCGACGAAAACCGCATTGTTACTGGAATTCAAATTGATTCTGAAGGAAAACCAAAAGATGGAATTCTCATTACTCCTGCTCAAAACAATACTTATACTTTGCAATTATATGTAAGTCGAAAGTTGATTAAAACGATAGAGAAAGTTAGTTTCAGCAAAATAGAAGATGAAATAAAAAAGCTGGAAAAGTTGGATTGAGATGTGATTTTTAAATATGAATAAAACTTATTCCAGTTTTCTTTTTAATTATGGTCGTAAATATTAATTTTAAAAAGTTTAAAAATTCAATTTAAAAGATAATCGTTTGGTTTAAAGCGATTTAAAATATTAAATATATTTTTCGTAACTTAGCAGACTTTTTATAAAAATTTAATATATGACAAATTCTAGAGCAAGAGAAACCACCGAGGCAATTGAAAGACTATACATTTCTATGAGACATCTGTTTTATAGAGGTTTTTTCAAGCCAAGCGGAGTTTCCGGAGAGAGCATTAGAAGTTTGTTAAAAACGATCAATCCCGAAATTTACGGTACCATGAGCGTTCCAAGCAAGTTGGAGCTTGATGGTTTGATGTATGTTTTAGACAGACTTCCGGAAGGAATAGAAGAATGCGCTTTCATTCATCTTACATCAGACGAAGGTTTTGATAAAGGGAGTTTTGAGCCGATCGTTCCGAAAAAGAGAAGAAGAAACTGTTACCGAATAGACGAACATCAGATGAATATCGAGGTTCTTTTGGGACGTTCAGAAATCTATGATATTCTTACGCATTTAACGTTCTTATTTATAGAAGCCGATAAAATCCGTAATCTCGCATTTATTCAGGATGAAAACTGGAAGCCGACAAGAGCTTTCAAAATCATCGAAGAAGTGGTGAAAGGCGAAAAAAAATTCAGCAGAAGAGAAAAAGAAGTCGCATTGATTCACCTTTCTTCTTTAATAGGAAGAACTTTCGATGAAACTTTAAATGCATACAATACTTTCGGTGACGATGAAAATCCGGACAGATTATTCAAGATCATTTACCATTTAGGAAAAGTGAGTCTCGAAGACGCTAAACAAAGCCGTGAGCGCGAAATTTATTTCAGTGCAATTTTAAAGGAAAGAGTTGGTCATCATTACTTCGGTGAAAAATGGGCTCACAAAGTGAAAGAAGTTTTATTTGAAAATGATCTTCACATGCGTCCGTTACACATTATTTCGGCAAATATGCATTCTGTGAAAAATATGCTGTACGGAAATGATGCTTTAAAGAAAAAAGACACCAAAGACGTTGATTACAAGCTCTATGGCGAGATTTCAGATAAAAAAGATCTTCGTGACAAAGTTTCAAAATACGCTTTGGAAGAAGGTTTAGTTTACATCAATGACAAAAGCGGAAGTAATATAGACGTTCAGATTATCGATTTAAGCAAGACAAATCTTAAAAACACTCCTTTCGGTCACTTAAAATATGACGGAGACGATGTCATTATGGTTTTCGATTATGCATTTGGCGAACAGGCTTTTGAGGTAATGGACGAATTACTAAGACCTTTTGAGCAGAAAGGTGAAGTTTATATGATGAAGGTAAAATCTGTTTCCATTATGGGTAAAGCAGGAATTCTTGCCGGTGGGAAAGGTGACATTATGATCCCAACTTCCCACATCTTTGAAGGAACGGCAGATAATTATCCTTTTGAAAACGCTTTAAAGCTTGATGATTTTAAAGATGATGAATTGAAAGCTTTCGAAGGACCGATGATTACAGTTTTAGGAACTTCACTTCAGAACAGAGACATTCTTCAATATTTTATGAATACTTCATGGAAGGCTATTGGACTTGAAATGGAAGGTGCGCATTACCAAAAAGCAATTCAGGTCGCATCAAAAATCAGGCATCATATTGCGCCCGATCTTTTTGTAAGTTATGCCTATTATGCTTCAGATAATCCTTTGGAAACGGGAGCTACACTATCTTCTGGCGGTTTAGGATTGACAGGTGTGAAACCGACCTATCTGATTACTTTAAGAATTCTTGAAAAAATCTTACAAAGCGGAAAGAAAGAAATTTCTTCTAAGAAATAATTCTGATTACTCAGAATACATTTAATTCTTCAAGGTTTTGGAAACCTTGGAGGATTTTTTTTAGATTTTAGTCGTATCAACCTTGTCAAGGTTTTAAACCTTGACAAGGTTACTTAGAATAGATGATATCGTTTCATTCGTGAATTCGTGGCATTACATTTTTGGTTATTTAAAAAAAAATCTGCGAAAATCTGCGTGGTCTGTGGGAAACTCAAAAAATATTATCTTTAAACTTATTAAAACTAAAGAAATGAGCACACCCTCACAGTTAGCCAAAAGATTCCGTGAAGTTTTATTGGATGGAAGATGGATTGCCAATACCAATTTTAAAGATCAGCTTTCAGATGTCACTTGGGAGCAAGCAACAACGAAAATTGCTGATGTAAACACTATCGCAATGCTCACATTTCACATTGATTATTACATCGCAGGAATTCTCAATGTTTTTGAAGGTGGTGATCTGGAAATTAAAGATCAATTCAGCTTCGATCTTCCTCCGATTGGATCTCAGGAGCAATGGGAAGTGCTTTTAAATAAATTGTTGAACGATTCTGAAAAGTTTGCAACATTATTAGAAGAGATGCCCGATTCTAAAATGAATGAAGTTTTCGTAGATGAAAAATACGGAACGTATCTAAGGAATATTGACGGAATGATTGAACACGCTTATTATCATTTGGGGCAGATTGCTTTGATTAAAAAAATGATTTTGTTTAAATTTAAACACGAATAAAACTAAGGTTTTTCACGGATCACTAACTATTGGTGTTGTCCGTGGTTAAGAAATCTCCCACAGATCTCGCAGATGTTCACAGATTTTTATGCGTAATCATCTGTGCTAATCCGTGTGATCTGCGGAAAAAAAAATTCACCAAATCTTTAATAGAAAATTTAACCTCATCCCTATTAAACAATCAAAAGATACAACCAAGCTTGAATATCACATTTGAGCCTCTTTCAAAATTTACTTACCTTTAAAAAAAAATAAATCTTCAATGAAAAAATCGTTTGCAATACTCTTTGCTTTGATCCTTTCACAATTTCAGGCGCAGCAGAATGCCTATTATCAGCAGGCTGCCCAATATAAGATGGATATTGATGTCAATGCAGAAAAATTTACCTACGAAGGAAATCAGACTCTTAATTATTCCAATAACTCTCCCGACGAACTTAATGTCGTGTATTTCCATTTGTACTGGAACGCTTTTAAACCCAATTCAATGATGGATCAGAGAGTTGCCGGACAGGGAAAAAATGGAGATTCAAGATTGCAGAAAGACGGCGTTTCAAGATTGGCATCGATTCCGAAAGATCAGGAAGGCGCTCAAAATATCCACTGGATCAAACAAAACGGAAAGAATCTGAAGTTTGAAATTCAGGAAACAGTGATGAAGGTTTATTTAAATGAATCTTTAAAACCCAATTCAAAAACCACTTTCACAATGGAGTGGGATGCCGTAATTCCTCAACAAATTAGAAGAAGCGGAAGAAACAACCGTGAAGGCGTTGATATGACGATGTCTCAATGGTATCCGAAAATTGCAGAATACGATTATGACGGATGGGCAACTTTCGATTATGTAGGAAGAGAATTTCATGCTCCGTTTGCAGATTTTGATGTAACCATTAAAATCAACAAAGATTATGTAATAGGAGCGGGCGGAACGCTTTTGAATCCTACCGAAGTAAAAGGCTACGATACCTCAGCAAAAATTAAAGCCGATAAAAATAAAGCGAGCTGGAAATGGACTGCCAAAAATATGCTCGACTTTGCTTGGGCGGCAGACAAAGATTATTCGGTAGAAAGTTTTGATGTTCCGCAAGGTCCGAAAGTGTTTTTTGTATATCAGAAAAATGACAAAACCAAAGCATGGGGTGAAGCGCAGCCTTACGTGACGAAGTATTTCCAGATTATGAATTCCCGTTTTGGGAAATATGCTTATCCTTCTTATGCTTTCATTCAAGGTGGTGACGGCGGTATGGAATACGGAATGTGTACGATGATTTTAGGTGAAGCAAAAAATCTTGAAGATTTAATGGGGCTAATGGTTCACGAAGGTTCGCACTCTTGGTATCAGCAGATGCTGGCAACCAATGAACCTCTGAGACCATGGATGGATGAAGGCTTTACAAGCTATGCAGAAAGCATTGTGATGCATCAGCTTTTCCCACCAAAAGATGAAAGACCGAATCCTTTTGTTGATAAAATAAATGCATACAGAGGAATTGTACAAAAAGGAATTGAAGAGCCTGCAGTTTGGCTCGGTGACCACCACGACAATGGCACTGCGTACAGTTTTGCAAGTTATGTGAAAGGTGAATTGTATCTGGTGCAGTTAGGCTACATCGTTGGTGAGCAGAATTTAGAAAAAATCATGACCGAATATTTCAAAGAGTGGAGCATGAAACATCCTACCGACAGAGATTTCCTGCATATTGCACAGAAAGTTTCGGGGATGGATCTGAAGTGGTTTCATCATTACTGGATCAACACCACAAAAACCATCGATTACGGAATTAAAGACATACAATACGACACAAAATCGACTACGATAACGTTGCTGAACAACGGTCAGGTTCCTATGCCTATTGATTTTTCTGTAATGACGACAGATAAGAAAATCATTACCTACTACATTCCGATGAACATGACCCATACCTGGAAACAGACAGACGGCTACGGTGATTTTACCACAGAAAAATACTGGCCGTGGACGCAGAAAGAATATACCCTTACGATTCCTTACACAAAATCTCAATTGTCGCTTTTAGGCATAGATTTCAGCCAGAGAATGGCGGATGTAAATCCTGAAAACAATTTTGTTGAAGTGAAATAGTTGAATTTAAATACATAAATAATCCCCGAAGAGTTTTTCTTTGGGGATTTTGTTTTGTATCAATGAAAACTGCATTTGGTTACAAACAAGAGTGTTTGGTCTTCTGTAAGTTGCATTTTGTTTCCCACAACTTGCGGGAGACTAAATGCAGTTGCATTTTCTTTAAAACAGATCTGTTTTAAATCTATGTATTTTGCATGTTGTTACAAACAGGTCTGTTTGTAATGTTTGTAAGTTGTATTTTGTTTAAAACGGCTATGTTGCAGATTGAAGTAAATTAGATTTTATTAAAGCAATTGTATTAGATACCAGACTTAAGAGAATAGAACTTTTGTATATTTAAATATTAGTTTAGACAAATGAAAAATTTTATTTTGGTATTTCTAATTATTTTCGTGATTGTTGCTTGTGAAGAGGAAAAAAATAATGGTTTTAAAACTGAAGAGAAAAGCATTGAATACGTTTTGAAAAAGTTCCCCATGATTGATAGAGATCTAATGCAAGTTCGACAGGTAAACTTAGATTCTCTCTCAATTACTTTATTTAGAAATCCTCAAAAAAATGATTATGATGAAAGTGCTTGTTTTTGAAAAAAACAAGCACTTTTACGCTATTCCATTTCTTTCAAACATGTATTTTGATTATTGGGGATTTCGAAATGAAACACAATTGCAGTTATATGCAAAAACCAATACAACGTTTGAGCAGCAATTTAAAGATGTCATTAGAGAATTAAAATTAAAACCTGATGAATTCAGATTACTTTTTGATGAATTAATGCTGAGTATTCTACATACAGAGACAAACTTGCATTTTAAGCCGAAAATTTTAGAAAATTTTGTTTACAGTACAGAAAGGGTGGACAAATATAAAATTGAAGAGTCTGAAGTATGTATTGCAAGAACTAAAAGAATTTTTGAAGAGATAAAAAAAGATTCACAAAAAACATGGCGGTATGAGAAATACTTTCTTGACTCGGAAAACGGAAGAGTTTATAAGCTAATCAATACATCTCATCTAAGCGGAAAATTTAGTTTTCAGATACAAGTATATCGAATTGATTGTTTCTCTTATTCTTTAAATATTTAGAGTGTGCCTTATTGAACCAAATTTAGATATCCTTCATCAGATAATGTAAGCTGATAATTGCACGTTTCTGAAGAGTTGCCATTGCGGTCAATTGTATCATAAGAATGAAAAACTTTAACATTAAAAATAGAATCAGATATTTTTTTTGTTCCCACATTTTCACCACCATAACCGGAGTTATAATTAGAATGAGCTAAAAACATTGAAGTGACTTTATCATTTATCTGATTGATGATATATAATGAAGAGTTCTGACCAACATGAAGCTCAAATGCTAAGTACTGTTTGATATGATTATTCTGAATATATCCTAAAACATACAGTGGAATATCTCCTTTTCGATCAGGAATTTGAAAAAACTCACTTCTTGGGACAAATACTATTTGATTCTTGTTAATTTCTTCAAAATTATTACCCATTTCAAGATAAGAATTGAGTGAATGTTCGTCAATCTCTTTAAGATTTGGGATGTCTTTTATCTGTTTTAAGGCTTCACTACCTGTATAATTATAGTAAAATGAGTAGTCAGTACAGTTTGAAGTTGTTGCTTTTTTTCTACTGATGCAACTTAGGTTAATGAGAAGAAGGAGAAGTACGGTGAAAGAATATTTCATAGTATATTAAATAATTTAGACCTTCAAAGATATATTTCGAGACTTAATTAGCCTTAAAAATTATATGTCGCAAATTAAAACTATTTAATTTAATGTTAGAATTCTTATAGATTGAAAATAATTAAAAGTTAGTTTTTCTTTCGATTCTTTGATTTATTTTTGACAACCTAAAAAAAGAATTAATAATGATGAGTAAAAAGATTGTTCCGGTAGTAATTCCTTTAAGTAAAATGAAAATGATGTTGCTTTTTATTGGGGCAGTACTATTTGTTGTTCTTGGGTTAATTTTAATAATACATGAACCGGAATCTATCAATCATTCAAACAGATATGCTTGGATAATGAAACCTTTTCCTCGTTTTCTGGCGGGTTTTGTCTGTGTTGTTTTTTTTGGTCTTGCAGCAATAACAATGTTGTTTAGATTGTTTAATAAAAAACCGGGACTAATTATTAACGAAAAAGGGATTAATGATAATTCCAGTGCTCTTGCATTAGGTTTTATACCTTGGAAAGACATTAAAGAAGTTAAAATGGTGACTGTCAATCAAAACAAATTTATCCTTATCATAGTGCGGAATCCAATAGATTATCTTAATAAGACAACTCGATGGTTGAAACTTAGAGGGCTCAAGTTAAATTTCAGGTATTATGAAACGCCAATCTGTATTTCGGCTAATTCATTACAGATAAAATTTGATGAACTTTATACATTGCTGGTTGATAATGTGAATCAATTTAAGAATAATTAATACGCCCTCGAATACGATTTCTTTTCCTCTAAAAACTCTACTTTTTTTCTATCTCCGGTTCTGAAAAGCGTTTTCACCGTAACTCTGTTTTTCTCTGCCGTCGCACTTGAGAGATATACGTTAAAATGAAGATGCGGTCCGCTGCTCCAGCCGGTATTTCCACTGTAAGCAATGAATTGTCCTTTTGTCACGCTGTCTCCGAGTTTTACCTGAACACCGTTTTGCTGTAAATGATAATATTGAGCAATCGTACCATCGGGATGCAAGATAGATACATAATTCCCGAAAGGTGCACAACTTTGGGTAGGGCAGCTTTTGTTATTACTCTGTACAATCTCTATGACCAAGCCTTCTCTTGATGCTAAAACTTCTGTGCCTTCAGGCATAATGAAGTCTAAAGAATTTTCATTTTGGTGAGAAAAATTTCCGTTATATCCCTGATGAATCCAGAATGCTTTTCCTTTTCCGAAAGGTAAATCGTAGACATATTGAGTATCGTAATTTTTTATCGTGATGTCACCGATGTAGCTTTTGTATCCGGGCATTTTTTTGATTCCCCAGCCTTTCTTTTTATCGTTCACGACAAAGAAAGTCACTTTTTGCCTCATTGTTTTTGCAGGAATGACCTGCGCGGTTCTAAATAATTCAGGTTTCTTTAAATTGTTGATCTCCGGCTGACCATTGAAAACCAACGACACAGGATAAATCTCCTGATTGTCAACATAGAATGTGATAGTGTCGCCTTTTCTCTCGTTGTACATTTTGACGTTTTTCTGAGAGAAAAGAATTGCAAATTGACTGATGAATATGAGGATTGTAAGTTTTTTCATTGGTGTTTCGAGCTTAATCAATTGTTTTTACAATTATAAATCATTTTTATAGATATTAAAAGGCTCTTTTTATGAAAATTGTTAAATTTACCACCGAAAAGCTATTCAATGAATTCTATCATAATCAATGTTGGAAACAGCAATATCAGATTTGGTCTTTTTGATGATGACAATTGTGACATCTCTTGGGTCATCAATACAAAACCGTACAGAACTGCAGATGAGTTGCATGGTCAGATGTTGATCTTATATCAAACCTATAAAGTTGATCCTAAAAAAATCGAGAAAATTATTATTGGCTCTGTAGTTCCGCAATTAACAAGGGAAATTACGTCTGCGATAAGAAAAATTCACGGAATTGTTCCAATTATGGTAGACCGCAATACACCGTCGGAGGTTATCGCAAAATCTAAGCAGATGGGAACGGATATTTATGCCAATCTCGTAGCTGCGCATAATATGTATCCCGACAGAAAAAAAATTGTGCTTGATTTCGGCACTGCGCTTACTGCAAGCTGTGTCGCAGAAAATGGCGAAACTTTAGGCGTGATCATTGCTCCGGGCATCGTGACATCATTAAATTCTTTGATTAGCCAAACTGCTCAGCTTCCGGAAATTGAACTCATAAAACCAAAATCTGTTTTAGGTTTAGATACCATCAGTTGCATGCAAAGCGGGATGGTTTACGGTTTCCTCGGAATGGTGGAAGGTTTTATCGACCGTATCAATGATGAGGTGAACGACGAGTGTTTTGTGATAGCTACAGGTGGAGTTTCTCACGTTTACAAACCGTTGACCGATAAAATACATATTGCAGACCGACTACATACTTTGAAAGGTTTGTATTTCTTAGGCAAAGATTTAGATTAATTTTAATTACAAAAACAATAATAATTTAACGGCATTTTTGTCATTCCGTAGGAATCTCAATAAAGTGAGTAAAAACAGTTGAGATTCCTACGGAATGACAAACTTGAATATGATTTTGTATTAATTTATCTCTTAGATTTAAAAAACTCTTTCACAATAGAAGAGCATTCATTTTCCATAATTCCGGTGATGATTTCTGTTTTGGGATGAAGGGCTAAATTTTTATTGATAAAACCTCGCTGCTCGTCTCTTGCGCCGATGACCACTTTTGAAATCTGAGACCAAGACAAAGCTCCCGAACACATCACGCAAGGTTCTAAAGTCACATACAAAGTACAGTTGATCAAATATTTTCCACCTAAAAAATTAGCAGCAGAGGTGATGGCCTGCATTTCGGCGTGGGCGGTAACATCGTTTAAGGTTTCGGTAAGATTGTGTGCTCGTGCAATCACACGATTATTTGAAACCACTACACATCCGATAGGAACCTCATCTTTTTCGAAGGCAATTTCGGCTTCCTGAAAAGCCATTTTCATAAAATATTCGTCGGTAAACATAAAAATAAAAGCTTAGTGCAAAACTAAGCTTTTCATTAAATATTTTTAAGAATTTAGAATCGATATCCGATACCACCCATTATTTTTCCGGTTACTTCATCAAAATAATGCTTGTCTCTATCTCCGAATCTTCTGGCAATACCACCACTGGCTTCAATAACTAAATTGTTTTTCATTACCCATTTTCCTCCGACTCCAAAACCGACTCCTACGGTTGTAAAATTGCCCTTGGTGACAGATGAGGTGTAATAATATCCGTTGATGTCGTCATAATTATATGAATAAATGTCATTAGATTCTGTAGTTACGGGTATGAAGCCTTCCAGAAAAAATCCGGAGGCATATTTTTTACCAAAATACATTCTGTAAAAAGCTGAGAATTGCGAAAATCTGCCATCTTCAGGATCTAATTTGATCAATGCATTAATACCCAGTCCTTTATTTTCAGACAAAAGTCTTTCATAAGAAACATTAGCCATCGGGACGGCAATTAATAAAATAGGATCTGCAAGAACGTCGTTTTTTCTTTGTTTTTCTGTTTCCTGAGCTTGTGCAGAAAATAATCCGAAAAATAGAGAGAATGAGAGTAAAAGTCTTTTCATAGATTTTTTCTCAAAAGTAGTATTAATAATGAAACGACAAAGAAAAATTTAGTAATTACTCAAGGTTCATCGCTAAAGGCAGTCTGAAGCGATATCTTACAGGGTTTCCGTTAACAGAAGCAGGAGAAAATTTATCCGGAACCGAGTATAATGCAATCTCGGCCTGACGGTTAAACGTAAAATTATCACCTTCTGCCTGCACATTGCTGATGGTGCCATCTTGTTCTACAACAAAAGCGACTACAGCTTTGCTGTTTCCTGTTTCAGAATAAACACCATCTCCGTAGAAGAGATCTGCAACCTGTTTTCTCAAGTTATTCATGCCGCCGGGATAATTGGCAGTCTGGTCTATCGTTTTAGAAACAGCAGGTAATGCAGGTGTTGATTTGGTATTAATCTTACTAAGATCTTCAAGGTTTTTTACTTTAAGCAAAGCTCCGATGAGTGCCACATTCTCAATGCTGTCCATCTTTTTCATGAAAAAGAGAAAATCCTGTTTGATAGATGTTTTTATGACCGTATTTTTTTCGGCATCAAATTTTTTCTTGAATTCCTGATTAAGCATGCTTCTATGCTGATTGTAATAGTTTTTTACCATCTTGAATTCCTCGACCTGTTGAGAAAAGCAAAATGTTGAGAGAAACATAAAAAAGAGATGTAAAGCTTTCAAAAGATGATTGTTTATGTAAATGTAATCAAAAAAGATGCAAAACATTTAATCTTCAAAATAACTGTTGAGCGATTCTTGTAAATGTTTTTTAATATCTTCAACTAAAGCTTTAGGTTCAAGAACTTTTACTTCTTTTCCATATGATAAAATCTCCTGCATAAAGTCATAAGTAGGGTGGAGGAAAAACTCAAAAATGATTTCTTCCGGAGTTTCTTTGATTTCCTTCTGAGACTGATGAAGTGCAAAACTACGAATATATTCTCCTTGATGTCTGCTGCATTTCAGAACAATTTTCTGAGGATTTTGTTCGGTAAGATTCATCACTCCGAAAGCATTTTTAAAATGTTCTCTGAAGTTGTATTTATATTTTTCTCTGAATTTTATCGCATTGACATCCAAATAATTAATTCGGTCTAAACCAAATGATTTCAAAGCTTTGTCTTTGGTGTCAATCGCAATAAGATACCAACGGTCTTTAGATTCTTTCAATGCCAAAGGATGAACTTTTCGTGAAGTCATCAGCTTATTTTTGTAATTATAGTGTTCAAAAGTCACGACTCTTTTATTGCGAATGGCAAAGAAAAGATCATAAAAATGCTCGACACCGGTAGGTTTTCTGCTTTCAAAAAAGATAAAATCTGCAAAATCCGGGTGTACATTTAATGCATTACTTACCTGAAAAGATTCTAATAATTTCTGGTTGTACTCATCAACTTCCATAATCGGCCGGCTCTCAATATAATAACGGTTGTCGCCTTTCTTTTTGTTGTGAATAGAAAGATTAAAAAGCCCTGAAATCTCACGGATATCCCTCTGTAAAGTACGGATAGAGTAACTTTTTATATCTGCATCCTGAAATTCAAAAGAATTGAGAAGATAATCCTCCAGCTGTGAATAAGTAGACGGAGCGCTTTCTAATTTCTTAATGATTAAGGCATATCTTGTGAGGTAGAAGTCTTTTTTCATTCGGGTATTTTTATGTTTTTAGCTTTGCTGTTTTGTTTTTGTTGAATGGAACGCAAGCGCTTCATGGTTTAATTTTCTAAAACAAATATATGCGGTTAATGCGACAAAAGGTGTCGTGTTTTATTTTTGTGGATAAGTTTTTGGAATATATTCTTAAACTTTCTAAAAGAATTTCTTTGTATTCATTTCGGATAAAAACGTCCAGCCAGCCTACAACTGCAAAACTTATGAAGTATAATCCTTCGGAATTGTGGAATTTGTAATTTCTACTCATCATTATATGTTTTATAAAGATAAAAATAATACAATTTTAGAGAATGAAGTTTAAAAGAAAAAGCCACACGATACAATCGTGCGGCAGCGGGTGATTTGTAATTTCTACTCATCAATGTATGTTTTAACTAAAGATAGAAATTTTTTGAGAAATTTTTGAAAATAAAAGCCACACTAAAGGATTCGTGCGGCAGCGGGAGCCTGTTTAAAAATGATTAAAAAACAAATTTTCAAGTCATTTTTCTTTTTCCCAATCCTAAAGGGTGGAAAAATGCCTTGAAAATTTCATCAAAATTAACTCCCTTTAGGGTCGGAGAAATTAATTTTGA contains:
- a CDS encoding DUF6909 family protein — protein: MTNSRARETTEAIERLYISMRHLFYRGFFKPSGVSGESIRSLLKTINPEIYGTMSVPSKLELDGLMYVLDRLPEGIEECAFIHLTSDEGFDKGSFEPIVPKKRRRNCYRIDEHQMNIEVLLGRSEIYDILTHLTFLFIEADKIRNLAFIQDENWKPTRAFKIIEEVVKGEKKFSRREKEVALIHLSSLIGRTFDETLNAYNTFGDDENPDRLFKIIYHLGKVSLEDAKQSREREIYFSAILKERVGHHYFGEKWAHKVKEVLFENDLHMRPLHIISANMHSVKNMLYGNDALKKKDTKDVDYKLYGEISDKKDLRDKVSKYALEEGLVYINDKSGSNIDVQIIDLSKTNLKNTPFGHLKYDGDDVIMVFDYAFGEQAFEVMDELLRPFEQKGEVYMMKVKSVSIMGKAGILAGGKGDIMIPTSHIFEGTADNYPFENALKLDDFKDDELKAFEGPMITVLGTSLQNRDILQYFMNTSWKAIGLEMEGAHYQKAIQVASKIRHHIAPDLFVSYAYYASDNPLETGATLSSGGLGLTGVKPTYLITLRILEKILQSGKKEISSKK
- a CDS encoding DinB family protein, yielding MSTPSQLAKRFREVLLDGRWIANTNFKDQLSDVTWEQATTKIADVNTIAMLTFHIDYYIAGILNVFEGGDLEIKDQFSFDLPPIGSQEQWEVLLNKLLNDSEKFATLLEEMPDSKMNEVFVDEKYGTYLRNIDGMIEHAYYHLGQIALIKKMILFKFKHE
- a CDS encoding M1 family metallopeptidase — its product is MKKSFAILFALILSQFQAQQNAYYQQAAQYKMDIDVNAEKFTYEGNQTLNYSNNSPDELNVVYFHLYWNAFKPNSMMDQRVAGQGKNGDSRLQKDGVSRLASIPKDQEGAQNIHWIKQNGKNLKFEIQETVMKVYLNESLKPNSKTTFTMEWDAVIPQQIRRSGRNNREGVDMTMSQWYPKIAEYDYDGWATFDYVGREFHAPFADFDVTIKINKDYVIGAGGTLLNPTEVKGYDTSAKIKADKNKASWKWTAKNMLDFAWAADKDYSVESFDVPQGPKVFFVYQKNDKTKAWGEAQPYVTKYFQIMNSRFGKYAYPSYAFIQGGDGGMEYGMCTMILGEAKNLEDLMGLMVHEGSHSWYQQMLATNEPLRPWMDEGFTSYAESIVMHQLFPPKDERPNPFVDKINAYRGIVQKGIEEPAVWLGDHHDNGTAYSFASYVKGELYLVQLGYIVGEQNLEKIMTEYFKEWSMKHPTDRDFLHIAQKVSGMDLKWFHHYWINTTKTIDYGIKDIQYDTKSTTITLLNNGQVPMPIDFSVMTTDKKIITYYIPMNMTHTWKQTDGYGDFTTEKYWPWTQKEYTLTIPYTKSQLSLLGIDFSQRMADVNPENNFVEVK
- a CDS encoding alkaline shock response membrane anchor protein AmaP, giving the protein MMSKKIVPVVIPLSKMKMMLLFIGAVLFVVLGLILIIHEPESINHSNRYAWIMKPFPRFLAGFVCVVFFGLAAITMLFRLFNKKPGLIINEKGINDNSSALALGFIPWKDIKEVKMVTVNQNKFILIIVRNPIDYLNKTTRWLKLRGLKLNFRYYETPICISANSLQIKFDELYTLLVDNVNQFKNN
- a CDS encoding M23 family metallopeptidase gives rise to the protein MKKLTILIFISQFAILFSQKNVKMYNERKGDTITFYVDNQEIYPVSLVFNGQPEINNLKKPELFRTAQVIPAKTMRQKVTFFVVNDKKKGWGIKKMPGYKSYIGDITIKNYDTQYVYDLPFGKGKAFWIHQGYNGNFSHQNENSLDFIMPEGTEVLASREGLVIEIVQSNNKSCPTQSCAPFGNYVSILHPDGTIAQYYHLQQNGVQVKLGDSVTKGQFIAYSGNTGWSSGPHLHFNVYLSSATAEKNRVTVKTLFRTGDRKKVEFLEEKKSYSRAY
- a CDS encoding type III pantothenate kinase, yielding MNSIIINVGNSNIRFGLFDDDNCDISWVINTKPYRTADELHGQMLILYQTYKVDPKKIEKIIIGSVVPQLTREITSAIRKIHGIVPIMVDRNTPSEVIAKSKQMGTDIYANLVAAHNMYPDRKKIVLDFGTALTASCVAENGETLGVIIAPGIVTSLNSLISQTAQLPEIELIKPKSVLGLDTISCMQSGMVYGFLGMVEGFIDRINDEVNDECFVIATGGVSHVYKPLTDKIHIADRLHTLKGLYFLGKDLD
- a CDS encoding nucleoside deaminase, which produces MFTDEYFMKMAFQEAEIAFEKDEVPIGCVVVSNNRVIARAHNLTETLNDVTAHAEMQAITSAANFLGGKYLINCTLYVTLEPCVMCSGALSWSQISKVVIGARDEQRGFINKNLALHPKTEIITGIMENECSSIVKEFFKSKR
- a CDS encoding energy transducer TonB produces the protein MVKNYYNQHRSMLNQEFKKKFDAEKNTVIKTSIKQDFLFFMKKMDSIENVALIGALLKVKNLEDLSKINTKSTPALPAVSKTIDQTANYPGGMNNLRKQVADLFYGDGVYSETGNSKAVVAFVVEQDGTISNVQAEGDNFTFNRQAEIALYSVPDKFSPASVNGNPVRYRFRLPLAMNLE